The following are encoded in a window of Allosphingosinicella indica genomic DNA:
- a CDS encoding type II toxin-antitoxin system RelE/ParE family toxin, with amino-acid sequence MSGKPVIPRAIARADIDQTIAFYTADAGPDVALRFIDALEKGLDRISAAPAQGSPHYGLALDLPGLRSRKLARFPYLLFYVERGDHIDLWRVLHASRDIPAWLAAE; translated from the coding sequence TTGAGCGGAAAACCCGTCATTCCCCGCGCCATCGCGCGCGCCGACATTGACCAGACCATTGCCTTCTATACTGCCGACGCAGGCCCAGACGTGGCGCTTCGCTTCATCGATGCTTTGGAAAAGGGCCTCGATCGCATTTCGGCAGCGCCGGCGCAGGGCTCGCCCCACTATGGGCTGGCGCTGGATCTGCCGGGATTGCGAAGCCGCAAGCTGGCGCGCTTCCCCTATCTCTTATTCTATGTCGAGCGCGGCGATCACATCGATCTGTGGCGCGTGCTCCATGCAAGCCGCGACATTCCGGCTTGGCTTGCTGCCGAGTAA
- a CDS encoding ribbon-helix-helix domain-containing protein, with protein MNISLPDVLKSFVDRQVEDRGFGTSSAYMQELIRREQERQALRDVMLAGASSPATEAIGPAYFRELRAKVGKGA; from the coding sequence ATGAACATCTCGCTTCCCGATGTGCTCAAATCCTTCGTCGATCGGCAGGTCGAGGATCGCGGCTTCGGCACGAGCAGCGCGTATATGCAGGAACTCATCCGCCGGGAGCAGGAGCGGCAAGCGTTACGAGACGTGATGCTCGCGGGCGCATCGTCTCCGGCGACCGAAGCGATCGGTCCTGCCTATTTTCGCGAGTTGCGGGCCAAGGTCGGCAAAGGCGCTTGA
- a CDS encoding RNA pyrophosphohydrolase, translating into MTQNLPYRPAVGVMLLDREGRVFVGQRMDSTLEAWQMPQGGLDEGEDAETGALRELEEETGIPAALVEIIARSEGELLYDLPEDLIGKLWKGRWRGQRQIWFLMRFTGTDADVKLDAHDQEFRAWKWAEPAELPAMIVPFKKLLYEEVLTTFARWL; encoded by the coding sequence ATGACCCAAAACCTTCCCTATCGCCCGGCCGTCGGCGTGATGCTGCTGGATCGCGAAGGCCGCGTGTTCGTCGGGCAGCGGATGGATAGCACGCTCGAAGCCTGGCAGATGCCGCAGGGCGGCCTCGACGAGGGCGAGGATGCCGAGACGGGCGCGCTCCGCGAGCTGGAGGAGGAAACCGGCATCCCCGCCGCGCTGGTCGAGATCATTGCCCGCTCCGAGGGCGAGCTGCTCTACGATCTTCCCGAAGACCTGATCGGCAAGCTCTGGAAGGGCCGCTGGCGGGGACAGCGCCAGATCTGGTTCCTGATGCGCTTCACCGGCACCGACGCCGACGTGAAGCTCGACGCCCACGACCAGGAGTTCCGCGCCTGGAAGTGGGCTGAGCCCGCCGAACTCCCCGCGATGATCGTCCCGTTCAAGAAGCTGCTGTACGAGGAAGTGCTCACCACCTTCGCACGGTGGCTTTGA
- a CDS encoding alpha/beta hydrolase → MEPILADPFVRPDVRRFLDYLNALPGPRNYEVGAVEARNMMRTARDVSDAPVGEVAFVRDAVAPGPAGDIPLRVYDARADRGPGPVVLFLHGGGFVFGDIFTHEPFCAEIARLLDLPVVSVDYRLAPEAPWPAAPEDCIAAARFVAANPATLGRDVTGLIPAGDSAGGNLTIIVSLALRDDPANAPVIAQWPIYPAADPTKGYPSFSDFGEGYLLSRASMKWFDDCYRPDGKDWRYAPLLKSQKGMPPTLVVTAGLDPIRDQGRAYAAACIEAGVSTVFREAEGNIHGFINLRRAIPSSQADIEGCTTVLKHMIAEHLPTHRPG, encoded by the coding sequence ATGGAGCCGATTCTGGCCGATCCTTTCGTCCGCCCCGATGTGCGGCGCTTCCTCGATTATCTCAACGCCCTGCCCGGCCCGCGCAATTATGAGGTCGGCGCAGTCGAGGCGCGCAACATGATGCGCACCGCGCGCGACGTGTCGGATGCGCCGGTCGGCGAGGTCGCCTTCGTCCGCGATGCGGTTGCCCCGGGCCCGGCCGGCGACATTCCGCTGCGCGTCTATGATGCCCGCGCGGACCGCGGGCCGGGGCCGGTGGTGCTGTTTCTCCACGGCGGCGGCTTCGTCTTCGGCGACATCTTCACCCACGAACCCTTCTGCGCCGAGATTGCGCGGCTGCTCGATCTGCCCGTCGTCTCGGTCGATTATCGCCTCGCGCCCGAAGCCCCCTGGCCCGCCGCGCCCGAGGATTGCATCGCCGCGGCACGCTTCGTCGCGGCGAACCCGGCAACGCTCGGCCGCGACGTCACGGGTCTGATTCCCGCCGGCGACAGCGCCGGCGGCAATCTCACGATCATCGTCAGCCTCGCATTGCGCGACGATCCCGCCAATGCGCCGGTGATCGCGCAATGGCCGATCTATCCCGCCGCCGATCCGACCAAGGGCTATCCCTCCTTCAGCGATTTCGGCGAAGGCTATCTGCTCAGCCGGGCGAGCATGAAATGGTTTGACGATTGCTACCGGCCCGACGGGAAGGATTGGCGCTACGCCCCCTTGCTCAAGAGCCAGAAGGGCATGCCGCCAACCCTTGTCGTTACCGCCGGTCTCGATCCGATCCGCGATCAGGGCCGCGCCTATGCCGCCGCCTGCATCGAGGCCGGCGTCTCCACCGTCTTTCGCGAGGCGGAGGGCAATATCCACGGTTTCATCAACCTGCGCCGCGCGATCCCGTCGTCGCAAGCGGATATCGAAGGCTGCACGACGGTGCTGAAACATATGATCGCCGAACACCTCCCCACCCACCGCCCGGGCTGA
- a CDS encoding histone deacetylase family protein: MIPIVHHADYVAVAPPGSAYRWGKNGLVRDLLLESGAAIDWIEPDPMPRAWLEAVHDPAYVAEVVEARVPTEKERRIGFAVSETVARRSERVPGGTYAASLLALERGHAANSAGGSHHALADTGAGYCVFNDLAIAAVRLVEEGRAKSVLVVDCDVHQGDGTAALLAGRPGIATYSIHAEKNFPARKARSTLDVPLADGTGDIAYLEALAATLAPMVLQLAPDIILYQAGVDPHADDRLGRLALSSEGLDGRDRFVAGLARGSGIALATTLGGGYGDDLMEPARRHVRSILTVASVFGQG, translated from the coding sequence ATGATCCCCATCGTCCATCATGCCGACTATGTCGCCGTCGCGCCGCCGGGCAGCGCCTATCGGTGGGGCAAGAACGGGCTGGTGCGCGATCTCCTGCTGGAAAGCGGCGCCGCGATCGACTGGATCGAGCCCGATCCGATGCCGCGCGCGTGGCTGGAGGCAGTACACGATCCTGCCTATGTCGCCGAAGTGGTGGAAGCGCGGGTGCCGACCGAGAAGGAGCGGCGGATCGGCTTTGCGGTCAGCGAGACGGTCGCGCGCCGGTCCGAGCGCGTGCCGGGCGGGACCTATGCGGCGTCGCTGCTCGCGCTGGAGCGCGGCCATGCGGCGAACAGCGCGGGCGGCAGCCATCATGCGCTGGCCGATACCGGCGCAGGCTATTGCGTGTTCAACGATCTCGCGATCGCCGCCGTCCGTCTGGTGGAGGAGGGCCGGGCGAAGAGCGTGCTGGTGGTCGATTGCGACGTCCACCAGGGCGACGGCACCGCGGCGCTGCTCGCCGGGCGGCCCGGCATCGCAACCTATTCGATCCACGCCGAGAAGAACTTCCCCGCCCGCAAAGCGCGTTCCACCCTCGACGTGCCGCTCGCCGACGGGACGGGGGACATCGCCTATCTGGAAGCGCTTGCGGCGACGCTCGCGCCGATGGTGCTGCAGCTCGCGCCCGACATCATCCTCTATCAGGCCGGGGTCGATCCGCACGCCGACGACAGGCTCGGCCGCCTCGCGCTCAGCAGCGAGGGGCTCGACGGGCGCGACCGGTTCGTCGCGGGGCTGGCGCGCGGCTCGGGCATCGCGCTCGCGACCACGCTGGGCGGCGGCTATGGCGACGATCTGATGGAGCCGGCGCGGCGGCACGTGCGTTCCATCCTCACCGTTGCCAGCGTCTTCGGGCAGGGGTGA
- a CDS encoding 2-oxoacid:acceptor oxidoreductase subunit alpha, translating into MATATHFVTPEEAAADAPLESVVVRFAGDSGDGMQLTGGQFTLSTALAGNDLATFPDFPAEIRAPQGTTFGVSAFQINFGSSAIETAGDAPDVLVAMNPAALKTNVGDLKRGGLVIADSGEFGARNLAKAGYEVSPLEDESLADWRVMAFNISQLTLDAVKPFGLGNKEALRCKNMWTLGLALWMFDRDRGPIEQWLKTKFAKAPELAEANIAALNAGHAYGETAEIGGEIGRHHIDPAPAEPGLYRTVTGAEAISVGLVAGAQLAELPMFFGGYPITPASAILHHLSRLKEYGVTTFQAEDEIAAVAAAIGASFAGSLGVTSSSGPGIALKGEAIGLAIMTELPLVIVNSQRGGPSTGLPTKTEQSDLYQAVYGRNGDAPLPVIAARSPADAFDCAIEAVRIATQYMTPVMLLTDGYIANAAEPWKVPDMATYAPFPAAFHDAPLADGESVNPYARDEKLKRVWIKPGTPGLMHRIGGIEKNVGSGHIDYTPANHQAMTDIRADKVLGIANSIAPQDVCLGTEGGALAVVGWGSTFGPIHQAVRRARARGTDVSHVHIRHIWPLPKNLGDLLRSYDRVIVPEMNTGQLKTLLRDQYLIDARPVNKVSGQPFKIAEIEAAIAEALAR; encoded by the coding sequence ATGGCGACCGCCACCCATTTCGTGACCCCTGAGGAAGCCGCGGCCGACGCTCCGCTCGAATCCGTCGTCGTCCGCTTCGCCGGCGATTCCGGCGACGGGATGCAGTTGACCGGCGGGCAGTTCACGCTCTCGACCGCACTCGCCGGCAACGATCTCGCGACGTTCCCCGATTTTCCGGCCGAGATCCGCGCGCCGCAGGGCACGACCTTCGGCGTCTCCGCGTTCCAGATCAATTTCGGTTCCTCGGCGATCGAGACCGCGGGCGACGCGCCCGACGTGCTGGTGGCGATGAACCCGGCGGCGCTCAAGACCAATGTCGGCGATTTGAAGCGTGGCGGGCTGGTGATCGCGGACAGCGGCGAGTTCGGCGCGCGTAACCTCGCCAAGGCGGGTTACGAGGTCAGCCCGCTCGAGGACGAAAGCCTCGCCGACTGGCGGGTGATGGCGTTCAACATCTCGCAGCTCACGCTCGATGCGGTGAAGCCCTTCGGCCTCGGCAACAAGGAGGCGCTGCGCTGCAAGAATATGTGGACGCTGGGGCTCGCGCTCTGGATGTTCGACCGCGATCGCGGGCCGATCGAGCAATGGCTCAAGACCAAGTTCGCCAAAGCGCCCGAGCTCGCCGAAGCCAATATCGCGGCGCTCAACGCCGGCCATGCCTATGGCGAAACGGCGGAGATCGGCGGCGAGATCGGCCGCCACCATATCGATCCGGCACCCGCCGAACCCGGCCTCTACCGCACGGTCACCGGCGCCGAAGCGATCTCGGTCGGCCTCGTCGCGGGTGCGCAGCTGGCCGAGCTGCCGATGTTCTTCGGCGGCTATCCGATCACGCCTGCGTCGGCGATCCTGCATCATCTGTCGCGGCTCAAGGAATATGGCGTCACCACCTTCCAGGCGGAGGACGAGATTGCGGCGGTCGCGGCTGCGATCGGCGCGAGCTTCGCCGGATCGCTCGGCGTCACTTCCTCGTCGGGGCCGGGCATCGCGCTGAAGGGCGAGGCGATCGGGCTCGCGATCATGACCGAGCTGCCGCTGGTGATCGTCAATTCGCAGCGGGGCGGGCCGTCGACGGGGCTGCCCACCAAGACCGAGCAGTCCGATCTCTATCAGGCGGTCTACGGCCGCAATGGCGATGCGCCGCTGCCGGTGATCGCCGCGCGCTCGCCCGCCGACGCCTTCGATTGCGCAATAGAAGCGGTGCGCATCGCGACCCAATATATGACGCCGGTGATGCTGCTGACCGACGGCTATATCGCCAATGCGGCCGAGCCGTGGAAGGTGCCGGACATGGCAACCTATGCGCCGTTCCCCGCCGCGTTCCACGATGCGCCGCTGGCGGACGGGGAAAGCGTCAATCCCTATGCGCGCGACGAAAAGCTGAAGCGCGTCTGGATCAAGCCCGGCACGCCCGGCCTGATGCACCGCATCGGCGGTATCGAGAAGAATGTCGGGTCTGGGCATATCGACTATACCCCCGCCAACCACCAGGCGATGACCGACATCCGCGCCGACAAAGTGCTTGGCATCGCCAATTCGATCGCGCCGCAGGACGTGTGCCTCGGCACCGAGGGCGGCGCGCTGGCGGTGGTCGGCTGGGGATCGACCTTCGGGCCCATCCATCAGGCCGTCCGCCGCGCGCGCGCGCGCGGCACCGACGTCAGCCACGTCCACATCCGCCACATCTGGCCATTGCCCAAGAACCTCGGCGATCTGCTGCGCAGCTATGACCGCGTGATCGTGCCGGAGATGAACACGGGCCAGCTCAAGACGCTGCTGCGCGATCAGTATCTGATCGACGCGCGGCCGGTGAACAAAGTCTCCGGTCAGCCCTTCAAGATCGCCGAGATCGAAGCGGCCATCGCGGAGGCGCTGGCACGATGA
- a CDS encoding CPCC family cysteine-rich protein: MDHACPVCAQSVFSDEGSYEICVVCGWEHDPTQGQNADLSGGANNLSLNEARRVWESGKQVR, encoded by the coding sequence ATGGATCATGCCTGTCCCGTTTGCGCGCAAAGCGTATTTTCGGACGAAGGCAGTTATGAGATTTGCGTCGTTTGCGGCTGGGAACATGATCCGACTCAGGGTCAGAACGCCGATTTATCAGGTGGTGCCAATAACCTGTCTCTGAATGAGGCCCGCCGCGTTTGGGAATCTGGAAAGCAAGTTCGATGA
- a CDS encoding 2-oxoacid:ferredoxin oxidoreductase subunit beta translates to MNEMTKLTAKDFATDQEVRWCPGCGDYAVLKAVQRTMPDLGADPSKTVFVSGIGCSSRFPYYMETYGFHTIHGRAPAVATGVKLANPELDVWIITGDGDALSIGGNHTMHILRRNLDCQILLFNNEIYGLTKGQYSPTSRVGTRSPSTPFGSVDRPVSPCAFALGSGARFVARGIDVSKYLPDVLKAAHGHRGAAFVEIFQNCIVYNDDVFAPFTAKENAGNQLWLEAGKPILFAGGAKGLTLDRQALNLKVVDVADGDWEAAGVIVHDPANKAVAHMLIDMPFGAYPMALGVIYEDPAPTFDSAVRTQQEQAAAGKKADLQALVAKGQSWQVEKEPRDQ, encoded by the coding sequence ATGAACGAAATGACCAAACTTACCGCCAAGGATTTCGCCACCGATCAAGAGGTGCGCTGGTGCCCGGGTTGCGGCGACTATGCGGTGCTGAAGGCGGTGCAGCGCACGATGCCTGATCTCGGCGCCGATCCTTCGAAGACGGTGTTCGTCTCGGGCATCGGCTGCTCGTCGCGCTTCCCTTATTATATGGAGACCTACGGCTTCCATACCATCCACGGCCGCGCGCCGGCGGTGGCGACGGGCGTGAAGCTCGCCAATCCGGAGCTGGACGTGTGGATCATCACCGGCGACGGCGATGCGCTGTCGATCGGCGGCAACCACACGATGCACATCCTGCGCCGCAACCTCGATTGCCAGATCCTGCTGTTCAACAACGAAATCTACGGGCTGACCAAGGGCCAATATTCGCCGACCTCGCGCGTCGGCACGCGCAGCCCGTCCACCCCGTTCGGGTCGGTCGACCGGCCGGTCAGCCCCTGCGCCTTCGCGCTGGGATCGGGCGCGCGGTTCGTCGCGCGCGGGATCGACGTCAGCAAATATCTGCCCGACGTGCTGAAGGCCGCACACGGCCATCGCGGCGCGGCGTTCGTCGAGATCTTCCAGAATTGCATCGTCTACAACGACGACGTGTTTGCGCCCTTCACCGCCAAGGAGAATGCCGGCAACCAGCTCTGGCTGGAGGCGGGCAAGCCGATCCTGTTCGCGGGCGGCGCCAAGGGGCTGACGCTCGACCGCCAGGCGCTCAACCTCAAGGTCGTCGACGTCGCGGACGGCGACTGGGAAGCCGCGGGCGTGATCGTCCACGATCCGGCGAACAAGGCGGTGGCGCACATGCTGATCGACATGCCGTTCGGCGCCTATCCGATGGCGCTCGGCGTTATCTACGAGGATCCTGCGCCGACCTTCGACAGCGCCGTCCGCACCCAGCAGGAACAGGCCGCCGCCGGCAAGAAGGCCGACCTCCAGGCGCTCGTCGCCAAGGGTCAGAGCTGGCAGGTCGAAAAGGAACCGCGTGACCAGTGA
- a CDS encoding metal-dependent hydrolase, producing the protein MDNLTHSLAGAVLGQMGLKRLSGRAMPTLIIAANLPDIDAVASVLGTQSLTIRRGITHGPIALLLLPLVLTGLMLAWNRWRPAKEPVNSRALLLLAYVGALSHPALDWLNSYGIRLLEPFSSRWFYGDTLFIIDIWIWAALIAGVWLSRRREKRGGNWRAPAIASFAAICAYIFANGLITGRAEATTHHAVERDLALTPSLVVANPVPLRFWARRMEWRAGRLWGEGAFDLANGVTLGGAPHPANLGDPRLARVRDRPDVAALLFWARMPVVVERGGVAVLTDQRFADLSGGGRGRRFGYDPFSVPLE; encoded by the coding sequence TTGGACAATCTGACGCATAGCCTGGCGGGTGCGGTGCTGGGACAGATGGGGCTGAAGCGGCTGTCGGGCCGGGCGATGCCGACGCTGATCATTGCCGCCAACCTGCCCGATATCGACGCGGTCGCATCGGTGCTCGGCACGCAGTCGCTCACCATCCGCCGCGGGATCACGCACGGGCCGATCGCGCTTCTGTTGCTGCCGCTGGTGCTGACCGGATTGATGCTCGCCTGGAACCGGTGGCGGCCGGCGAAGGAGCCGGTCAATTCCCGCGCGCTATTGCTGCTCGCTTATGTCGGCGCGCTCAGCCATCCGGCGCTCGATTGGCTCAACAGCTACGGCATCCGTCTGCTCGAGCCGTTCAGCAGCCGCTGGTTCTACGGCGATACCCTCTTCATCATCGATATCTGGATCTGGGCGGCGCTGATCGCGGGAGTGTGGCTGTCGCGCCGGCGCGAGAAGCGCGGCGGCAACTGGCGCGCACCTGCGATCGCCAGTTTCGCGGCGATCTGCGCCTACATCTTCGCCAATGGATTGATCACCGGCCGCGCCGAGGCGACGACGCATCATGCGGTGGAGCGCGATCTGGCGCTCACCCCTTCGCTAGTGGTCGCCAATCCGGTGCCGCTGCGCTTCTGGGCGCGGCGGATGGAATGGCGCGCGGGCCGCCTGTGGGGCGAAGGCGCATTCGACCTCGCGAACGGCGTCACGCTCGGCGGTGCGCCGCATCCCGCCAACCTCGGCGATCCGCGGCTGGCGCGGGTGCGCGACCGGCCGGATGTCGCGGCGCTGCTCTTCTGGGCGCGGATGCCGGTGGTGGTGGAGCGCGGCGGCGTTGCGGTGCTGACCGATCAGCGCTTCGCAGACCTCAGCGGCGGCGGACGCGGGCGTCGCTTCGGCTATGATCCGTTCAGCGTGCCGCTGGAATGA
- a CDS encoding cryptochrome/photolyase family protein, with translation MTAPPVIVWFRQDLRLADQAALAAAAAEGPVIPFYVLDDETPGKWRIGGAQRWWLYHSLQALDASLGRHRSRLILRSGKAAEVVAAVAKEVGATRVHAIRHYEPWWREAEDALGKAVDLCLHDGNQLAPPGAVRTGSGGIFKIFTPFWRALQEHMPPPAPAEVPSLSAPSRWPKSERLEEWALLPEKPDWAEAFDTEWTPGEAGAAERLEDFVAEVARYKARRDLPAEEGTSRLSPHLHFGEISPATVWHRLSRAKGAEFLRELAWRDFAQNELLILPELGEANAREAFDRFPWRSGKAAASDLRAWQQGRTGYPIVDAGMRQLWATGWMHNRVRMIAASFLIKHLLIDWRDGAAWFWDTLVDADWGNNSLNWQWVAGSGFDSNPFGRIMAPLSQSEKFDAGDYIRAWVPELGEVDDAAIHDPHGVGAAPEGYPEPLIGHKEARARALSAVAKIKSAR, from the coding sequence ATGACCGCGCCGCCCGTCATCGTCTGGTTCCGGCAGGATCTGAGGCTTGCCGACCAAGCCGCGCTCGCCGCCGCGGCGGCGGAAGGGCCGGTTATCCCGTTCTATGTGCTGGACGACGAAACGCCCGGCAAATGGCGGATCGGCGGCGCGCAGCGCTGGTGGCTGTACCACAGCTTGCAGGCGCTCGATGCGTCGCTGGGTCGGCATCGGTCGCGGCTGATCCTGCGCAGCGGCAAAGCGGCGGAGGTCGTCGCGGCCGTCGCGAAGGAGGTGGGCGCGACGCGAGTCCACGCGATCCGCCATTACGAGCCCTGGTGGCGCGAGGCCGAGGATGCGCTCGGCAAGGCGGTCGATCTCTGTCTCCACGACGGCAACCAGCTCGCGCCGCCGGGTGCGGTGCGCACGGGATCGGGCGGCATATTCAAGATTTTCACGCCTTTCTGGCGCGCGCTGCAGGAACATATGCCGCCGCCCGCACCCGCCGAGGTGCCGAGCCTCTCCGCGCCATCGCGCTGGCCGAAGAGCGAACGGCTGGAGGAGTGGGCGCTGCTTCCCGAAAAGCCTGACTGGGCGGAGGCGTTCGATACGGAATGGACGCCCGGAGAAGCGGGCGCGGCGGAGCGGCTCGAGGATTTCGTAGCCGAGGTCGCGCGCTACAAGGCGCGGCGCGATCTGCCGGCGGAGGAGGGGACGAGCCGGCTGTCGCCGCACCTGCACTTCGGCGAGATTTCGCCGGCGACCGTGTGGCATCGGCTGTCGCGCGCGAAGGGCGCCGAGTTCCTCCGCGAGCTTGCGTGGCGCGACTTCGCGCAGAACGAGTTGCTCATCCTGCCCGAGCTTGGTGAGGCGAATGCACGCGAGGCGTTCGATCGCTTCCCCTGGCGCAGCGGCAAGGCGGCGGCGAGCGATCTTCGCGCATGGCAGCAGGGGCGGACCGGCTACCCGATCGTCGATGCGGGGATGCGGCAGCTCTGGGCGACCGGCTGGATGCACAACCGCGTGCGGATGATCGCCGCTTCGTTTCTCATCAAGCATCTGCTGATCGACTGGCGCGATGGCGCGGCCTGGTTCTGGGACACTCTGGTCGATGCCGATTGGGGCAACAACAGTCTCAACTGGCAGTGGGTCGCGGGGTCCGGGTTCGATTCCAACCCGTTCGGCCGGATCATGGCGCCGCTCTCGCAATCGGAGAAGTTCGATGCGGGCGACTACATCCGCGCGTGGGTGCCCGAGCTGGGCGAGGTCGATGACGCGGCGATCCACGATCCGCACGGCGTGGGCGCGGCGCCCGAGGGTTATCCCGAGCCGCTGATCGGTCACAAGGAAGCCCGTGCCCGGGCGCTCTCCGCGGTGGCGAAGATCAAATCGGCGCGATAA
- a CDS encoding SAM-dependent methyltransferase, with protein MASRGKHLVTADRGFATGGGVAARLIGGGFHRLLDRIDAGLAEGGIDATLPDGTHRILGNRAPGPMPVVRLHSWRALVRLATSGSVGWYKAWARGEWSSPDPVPLFDLFMRNGASLGDAARAKGLWRLINRVAHRIRRNSPAKARENIAFHYDLGNDFYAAWLDAGMTYSSAMFGAADEPLEAAQERKIRVLLDRLALKPGQRLLEIGCGWGSLAEIAARDYGVYVTGLTLSAEQKAWADARIAAAGLADRVDIRLLDYRAVDARFDAVASVEMVEAVGQEYWPAYLGAIAKVLKPGGRAALQLISIREELFESYAASADFIQTYVFPGGMLVSERRFAAIARDNGLDWQDRHGFGLDYAKTLKRWRASYDAAIGEGRLAEFDRGFHDLWRYYLMYCEGGFRGGGIDVAQVTLAKA; from the coding sequence ATGGCCAGCCGCGGCAAGCATCTCGTCACCGCCGATCGCGGATTTGCCACCGGTGGCGGTGTCGCCGCGCGGCTGATCGGCGGCGGGTTCCACCGGCTGCTCGACCGGATCGACGCGGGGCTGGCGGAAGGCGGCATCGATGCCACCTTGCCCGACGGCACGCACCGCATCCTCGGCAATCGCGCGCCGGGGCCGATGCCGGTGGTGCGGCTGCATAGCTGGCGCGCGCTGGTGCGGCTCGCGACTTCCGGTTCGGTCGGCTGGTACAAGGCGTGGGCGCGCGGCGAATGGTCGAGCCCCGATCCGGTGCCGCTGTTCGATCTCTTCATGCGCAACGGCGCGAGCCTGGGGGATGCCGCGCGGGCGAAGGGGTTGTGGCGGCTGATCAACCGCGTCGCGCATCGTATCCGCCGCAACAGCCCGGCGAAGGCGCGCGAGAATATCGCCTTCCACTACGATCTCGGCAACGACTTCTACGCTGCCTGGCTCGATGCGGGGATGACCTATTCGTCGGCGATGTTCGGCGCGGCGGACGAACCGCTGGAGGCCGCGCAGGAGCGCAAGATTCGCGTCTTGCTCGACCGGCTGGCGCTTAAGCCTGGCCAGCGGTTGCTCGAGATCGGCTGCGGCTGGGGCTCGCTCGCCGAGATCGCGGCGCGCGATTATGGCGTCTATGTCACCGGCCTCACCCTCTCGGCCGAGCAAAAGGCGTGGGCGGATGCGCGGATCGCGGCGGCAGGCCTTGCCGATCGCGTCGATATCCGCCTGCTCGATTATCGCGCGGTCGACGCGCGGTTCGATGCCGTCGCCAGCGTCGAGATGGTCGAGGCGGTGGGCCAGGAATATTGGCCGGCCTATCTCGGCGCGATTGCGAAGGTGCTGAAGCCCGGCGGCCGTGCCGCGCTGCAGCTCATCTCGATCCGCGAGGAATTGTTCGAATCCTATGCGGCGAGCGCGGATTTTATCCAGACCTATGTCTTTCCCGGGGGGATGCTGGTCAGCGAACGGCGCTTCGCCGCGATCGCGCGCGACAATGGGCTCGACTGGCAGGACCGGCACGGCTTCGGCCTCGATTATGCCAAGACGCTGAAGCGCTGGCGCGCGTCCTATGACGCCGCAATCGGAGAGGGGCGGCTCGCCGAGTTCGATCGCGGCTTCCACGATCTGTGGCGCTATTATCTCATGTATTGCGAAGGCGGGTTTCGCGGCGGCGGGATCGACGTGGCGCAGGTGACCCTGGCGAAGGCCTAG
- a CDS encoding SDR family NAD(P)-dependent oxidoreductase: protein MTQAFANRTALVTGASRGIGAAIAEALGREGAHVVLTARTAEGLEAVEERIHAAGGSATIAPLDLTERESIGRLGIAVSERWKSLDMLVLNAAMLGTLTPVAAIDGKEFNKVLTLNLLAQQAMIATFHPLLKQSEAGRLVAVTSGVSQRPRAYWGAYAASKAALDVLVQSYADETMNVSAIKCLLLNPGATATTMRTRAFPGEDPATIKQPAAVADALIEALRGDFASGTRLDL, encoded by the coding sequence ATGACGCAAGCATTCGCCAATCGTACGGCGCTCGTTACGGGCGCGAGCCGCGGTATCGGCGCCGCGATCGCCGAGGCGCTGGGCCGGGAAGGCGCGCACGTCGTCCTCACCGCGCGCACCGCCGAAGGTCTCGAGGCGGTGGAGGAGCGGATCCACGCGGCGGGCGGCAGCGCGACGATCGCGCCGCTCGACCTCACCGAGCGCGAGAGCATCGGCCGGCTCGGCATAGCCGTCTCGGAGCGGTGGAAATCGCTCGACATGCTGGTGCTCAACGCCGCGATGCTCGGCACGCTGACGCCGGTGGCGGCGATCGACGGTAAGGAATTCAACAAGGTGCTGACGCTAAACCTGCTCGCGCAGCAGGCGATGATCGCGACCTTCCATCCATTGCTCAAGCAAAGCGAGGCCGGGCGGCTCGTCGCCGTCACCTCCGGTGTCTCACAGCGCCCGCGCGCCTACTGGGGCGCCTATGCAGCGTCCAAGGCGGCGCTCGACGTGTTGGTGCAGAGCTACGCCGACGAGACGATGAACGTTTCGGCGATCAAGTGCCTGCTGCTCAATCCCGGCGCAACCGCGACGACGATGCGCACCCGCGCCTTCCCCGGTGAGGACCCGGCGACGATCAAGCAGCCCGCGGCGGTGGCCGATGCGTTGATCGAGGCGCTGAGGGGCGATTTCGCCAGTGGAACGCGGCTCGACCTCTAG